From the Priestia koreensis genome, one window contains:
- a CDS encoding FAD-dependent oxidoreductase gives MAIDLLIIGGGMGGCAAALSACSQGLKVVMTEETDWIGGQVTAQGVPPDEHPWIEEAGCTESYRMYREKVRQYYQDHFLIKGATDQLFNPGKGLVSKICHDPRVSLHVLYDMLGPYLLTNQLTILPHTIIKNVTMQQRELKHVTIQHLHTHHEHTLKARYYIDATEAGDVLPLAEIPYVTGAEAKDDTKEDHAREKTDPRDIQAFTSVLAMEYRPGEEHIIEEPAMYTFFRDYQPHFWPDKMLSFYAPHPITHEKREYDLFPGGAGFPLWTYRRIFAAEQFPRSKSFDVSLMNWPQNDYLLGNIYDVSEDEKTKHLYQSKQLSLSLFYYLQTEAIRPDGGIGYPGLMLRSDVFQTKDGCAKAPYIRESRRIHAEYRITEHDVSPAYHKGGTGKCHEDRIGIGSYSIDLHPSLSGQNYLDIPALPFHIPLGALIPQQVDNLLAGCKNIGTTHITNGCFRLHPVEWNIGEAAGMLVAFCLQQKKQPTEVRNSAVLLREFQLLLRKKGFELEWPDHFYNERLEKDNAETSQ, from the coding sequence ATGGCCATTGATTTATTGATTATCGGAGGAGGAATGGGAGGCTGTGCCGCCGCACTTTCCGCCTGTTCTCAAGGTCTAAAAGTCGTGATGACAGAAGAGACAGATTGGATTGGCGGTCAAGTAACTGCGCAAGGCGTGCCACCTGATGAACATCCGTGGATTGAAGAAGCCGGATGCACAGAATCATATCGAATGTACCGTGAAAAGGTACGTCAGTATTATCAGGATCACTTTTTAATTAAAGGTGCGACGGATCAGCTGTTTAATCCAGGTAAAGGACTCGTAAGTAAAATCTGTCACGATCCGCGCGTATCGCTACATGTCCTATATGACATGCTTGGACCTTATCTCTTAACAAACCAACTTACTATTCTACCTCATACCATCATCAAGAATGTTACGATGCAGCAACGAGAGCTCAAACACGTAACGATTCAACATCTTCACACTCACCATGAACACACACTCAAAGCACGCTATTATATTGATGCAACAGAAGCTGGAGACGTTCTACCATTAGCAGAAATCCCCTACGTGACGGGGGCAGAAGCGAAGGATGACACGAAGGAAGATCATGCCCGTGAAAAAACAGATCCGCGTGATATTCAAGCATTTACCTCTGTGCTTGCAATGGAATATCGTCCAGGCGAAGAGCACATCATTGAAGAGCCGGCGATGTATACCTTTTTTCGAGATTATCAGCCACACTTTTGGCCAGATAAAATGCTGAGCTTTTACGCACCTCATCCAATTACACATGAGAAAAGAGAATACGATCTATTTCCTGGTGGAGCGGGCTTTCCATTATGGACATATCGGAGAATATTTGCTGCAGAACAGTTTCCGCGCTCAAAGTCGTTTGATGTAAGCCTTATGAACTGGCCGCAAAATGATTATTTGCTAGGAAATATTTATGACGTGTCTGAAGATGAAAAAACAAAGCATCTGTACCAGTCAAAGCAACTAAGTCTATCGCTTTTTTATTACTTGCAAACCGAAGCCATTCGTCCAGATGGCGGGATAGGTTATCCAGGTCTAATGCTCCGATCAGATGTATTTCAAACAAAAGATGGCTGTGCAAAAGCACCGTACATTCGAGAATCTAGGCGTATTCACGCAGAATATCGTATAACAGAGCATGATGTATCACCTGCCTATCACAAAGGAGGTACAGGGAAATGTCACGAGGATCGTATTGGGATCGGATCCTATAGTATTGATCTTCATCCGAGCTTATCGGGACAAAATTACCTGGACATTCCGGCACTTCCGTTCCACATTCCACTTGGAGCGCTCATCCCACAGCAGGTCGATAATCTTTTAGCTGGGTGTAAGAATATCGGAACGACCCATATTACAAACGGCTGCTTCCGACTACATCCGGTGGAATGGAATATTGGAGAAGCGGCGGGCATGCTTGTTGCGTTTTGCTTGCAGCAAAAAAAGCAGCCAACAGAAGTACGAAATTCAGCTGTTCTTTTACGAGAGTTTCAGCTGTTATTGCGTAAAAAAGGATTTGAGCTAGAATGGCCCGACCACTTTTACAACGAGCGATTGGAGAAGGACAATGCCGAGACAAGTCAATGA
- a CDS encoding acetylxylan esterase: MPRQVNDLPLQELHVYKPDLSLPHDFNSFWEKQKEMIGQKSNDVWLTWTNYPVEKVEVADVVLRSFDETPLHGWYIRPKGVTEGPVLIHYHGYTEGRNVPTKYLVWALLGFTVVSFDQRGQGKSPDFALYENGSRIPGWMLSGIYQPENYYYTNVYRDSLAVLKWLKEEAPVKPTKLGAFGASQGGGLALASAGLDADISFVAADYPFMTHIERALNVALKGPYMEVVNYLKLNDPQYEQFDQILRTFSYVDALHFCPRIQVPLLIGIGLEDAVAPPSSAFAAFNHANTSEKKIEVYPQFSHEFNPFQEEKRLHFIVKQLQKLNK, translated from the coding sequence ATGCCGAGACAAGTCAATGATTTGCCGTTACAGGAGTTACATGTCTACAAACCTGATTTGTCGCTACCTCATGATTTTAATTCATTTTGGGAAAAGCAAAAGGAAATGATTGGCCAAAAATCAAACGATGTTTGGTTAACATGGACCAATTATCCCGTTGAAAAAGTAGAGGTGGCGGACGTTGTCTTACGAAGTTTTGATGAGACCCCTTTGCACGGATGGTACATCAGACCAAAGGGCGTAACAGAGGGCCCTGTTTTAATTCATTATCATGGTTATACAGAAGGTCGAAACGTGCCAACTAAATACTTAGTGTGGGCACTATTAGGATTTACGGTCGTTTCGTTTGATCAACGAGGGCAGGGGAAGTCTCCGGACTTTGCTCTCTATGAGAATGGTTCGCGTATACCTGGGTGGATGCTAAGCGGCATTTATCAGCCGGAAAACTATTATTATACGAACGTATACCGTGACTCATTAGCGGTGCTGAAATGGCTAAAAGAAGAAGCACCCGTCAAGCCAACGAAATTGGGCGCATTTGGTGCCTCACAAGGAGGAGGTCTCGCTCTCGCTTCAGCAGGTCTCGATGCTGACATCTCATTTGTAGCAGCAGACTACCCGTTCATGACGCACATCGAGCGCGCGCTAAACGTGGCCTTAAAAGGGCCTTATATGGAAGTCGTGAACTATTTAAAACTGAATGACCCTCAATACGAGCAGTTTGATCAGATACTCCGAACGTTCTCATACGTAGATGCACTGCACTTTTGTCCGCGTATACAGGTTCCTCTCTTAATAGGGATTGGGTTAGAGGATGCGGTTGCTCCACCTTCATCGGCGTTTGCTGCGTTCAATCATGCGAATACGTCAGAGAAAAAGATCGAAGTGTATCCGCAGTTTAGCCACGAATTTAACCCGTTTCAAGAAGAAAAACGGCTGCATTTTATTGTAAAGCAGCTGCAGAAATTAAATAAGTAG
- a CDS encoding Gfo/Idh/MocA family protein, with protein MTTTRVGVIGAGSIAADAHIPFLLNIPHVTIAAIADLQRKRAEEVAAQFNIPSFYRDAVEMLEQEKLDGVFICTSNHSHIPLALEAAKRGVHVFIEKPIGVSLLEVEHYLQVAKTNHVLTMVGMTHRFRRDVQIAKELIERGDLGDIYHVNARFLRRRGTPKGWFTQHALSGGGAMMDTGVHVLDLAWYLLGEPKPLSVSASSQKGVGDYKTRYNTSWSSSEKDQSHLFDVEDFTSAYIRFQNKANVNIQVSWAVNGPQDEDIVLELFGTKGGLQLTPLTLFKEENHLFVETRPAYEKNIPFADELQHFISCIRTNEPPLISGTQGLAVLKMIQAIYESSRTSSEQVMK; from the coding sequence ATGACAACTACTCGCGTTGGAGTCATTGGAGCAGGCTCAATTGCTGCAGACGCCCACATTCCCTTTTTGCTTAACATTCCTCACGTAACGATTGCCGCAATTGCTGACTTGCAGAGGAAGCGAGCAGAAGAGGTTGCAGCTCAGTTTAACATCCCCTCCTTTTACAGGGATGCGGTCGAAATGCTAGAACAGGAGAAGCTAGACGGGGTGTTCATTTGTACATCCAACCATTCTCATATTCCACTCGCATTAGAGGCTGCCAAACGGGGTGTACATGTATTTATCGAAAAACCAATTGGAGTTTCGCTGCTAGAAGTAGAGCATTATCTTCAAGTGGCGAAAACGAATCACGTACTAACAATGGTCGGAATGACACACCGGTTCCGCCGCGATGTTCAAATTGCGAAAGAATTAATTGAGCGTGGTGATTTGGGCGATATTTACCACGTGAATGCAAGGTTTCTAAGAAGACGAGGAACGCCAAAGGGCTGGTTTACACAACATGCACTTTCTGGTGGAGGAGCTATGATGGATACTGGCGTTCACGTATTAGATTTAGCATGGTATTTGCTTGGAGAGCCAAAGCCCTTATCAGTTAGCGCTTCTTCCCAAAAAGGAGTAGGTGACTACAAAACACGCTATAACACAAGCTGGTCTTCGAGTGAGAAGGACCAATCTCACTTATTTGACGTTGAGGATTTTACGTCTGCTTATATTCGCTTTCAAAATAAAGCGAATGTAAACATACAGGTTTCATGGGCCGTGAATGGCCCTCAAGATGAGGATATCGTCCTTGAATTGTTTGGAACCAAGGGAGGCCTTCAATTAACACCGCTTACGCTTTTTAAAGAAGAAAATCATTTATTTGTGGAAACAAGGCCTGCCTACGAAAAAAATATACCATTTGCCGATGAGCTTCAGCACTTTATTAGCTGTATTCGCACCAATGAACCACCGCTTATAAGTGGAACGCAAGGATTAGCCGTACTAAAAATGATTCAGGCAATCTATGAATCTTCGCGCACGTCATCAGAGCAAGTAATGAAGTGA
- a CDS encoding zinc-dependent alcohol dehydrogenase, producing MKTIIANNRQVQIVEENIPKVVADYVLIKTVFSVISPGTEISMLTQSEGQRFALGYSALGKIIECGEGTEPFQKGDLIACYGAPYVRHSEYLLVPKTLCRKIPDSVDPKEGALGGLGAIAIHALRIANLQFGETAIVAGLGILGQLLAQIAHAASYQVIPYDISPERASQFQSITGIKSMTTAEQLEDQIQRQTEGQGADAVFLCAGGKKSSLTTDSLKWIRDKGKVIIVGDIEPLFPRNLMFSKEAQILISRAGGPGRYDPIYEKNAVDYPYGFVRWTEGRNVGEYLRLLAQKKINVTPYVQDVTLLEKVEEAFQSLMTNHQSLTKVIQYEEGVDV from the coding sequence TTGAAAACAATCATTGCCAACAACCGACAAGTTCAAATTGTAGAAGAGAACATTCCAAAAGTGGTCGCTGACTACGTACTGATTAAAACTGTTTTTTCAGTCATCAGCCCAGGCACTGAAATCAGTATGCTTACTCAAAGCGAAGGCCAGCGCTTCGCTTTGGGGTATAGTGCTCTAGGAAAAATAATAGAATGCGGAGAAGGAACGGAGCCGTTTCAAAAGGGAGATTTAATCGCCTGCTACGGAGCCCCTTATGTGCGTCACTCTGAATACTTGCTCGTACCGAAAACGCTATGCCGAAAAATTCCTGATTCTGTAGATCCAAAAGAGGGAGCACTTGGTGGTCTAGGTGCGATTGCCATTCACGCCCTTCGCATTGCGAATCTCCAGTTCGGGGAGACAGCCATTGTAGCGGGTTTAGGGATTTTAGGGCAGCTTCTTGCTCAAATTGCACACGCCGCATCTTATCAAGTCATTCCGTACGACATCTCACCAGAGCGCGCATCACAGTTTCAAAGCATTACCGGAATTAAAAGTATGACGACAGCAGAACAGTTAGAGGATCAGATTCAGCGTCAAACGGAGGGCCAAGGAGCAGATGCCGTATTCCTATGTGCAGGTGGAAAGAAATCTTCGTTAACAACCGACAGCTTGAAGTGGATACGTGATAAAGGAAAGGTCATTATCGTAGGTGACATTGAGCCTCTGTTTCCACGAAATCTAATGTTCTCGAAAGAAGCACAAATTTTAATTTCACGTGCCGGAGGGCCGGGAAGGTACGATCCGATTTACGAAAAGAATGCCGTTGATTATCCGTACGGATTTGTACGCTGGACAGAAGGACGAAACGTAGGTGAATATTTAAGGCTTCTTGCGCAAAAAAAAATAAACGTCACGCCATACGTTCAAGACGTCACGCTGCTAGAGAAGGTGGAAGAGGCATTTCAGTCGCTCATGACGAATCATCAGTCTCTTACCAAGGTCATTCAGTATGAGGAAGGAGTAGATGTATGA
- a CDS encoding carbohydrate ABC transporter permease — protein MVRASKWVYVPLAIFGILFLIPFLIMIVGALVNMQIPIGNPLLWLKEQALTIGNFIYILDNAQFLRWIFNSLVITIIPVFSQMFFAAILGYIFAKKKFPGREAIFWIMMAVVMLPSQLLIIPRYIMFSEFGWINTYWPLIVPEIWGILGVFFVRQFMMTLPKDLEEAAYMDGASDFTVFFRILLPLAKPVIATVGTFAFIGNWNDLLTPLIFTTSENMYPVTVGLASLLTKEGNFGVEMAGSVLSFVPTFLIFIFFQRYFVKGIALSGLK, from the coding sequence ATGGTTCGAGCATCGAAATGGGTATATGTCCCGCTGGCTATATTTGGTATTCTGTTTTTAATCCCGTTTCTCATTATGATCGTGGGTGCATTAGTAAATATGCAGATCCCGATTGGGAACCCACTGCTTTGGTTGAAGGAACAGGCGCTTACAATTGGAAATTTCATTTACATTTTAGATAATGCACAATTTCTAAGATGGATTTTTAACTCACTTGTCATCACCATTATCCCGGTTTTTTCACAAATGTTTTTCGCGGCTATACTAGGCTATATTTTTGCGAAAAAAAAATTTCCCGGGCGTGAGGCAATTTTCTGGATCATGATGGCTGTCGTGATGCTTCCAAGTCAGCTGCTTATTATTCCACGTTACATCATGTTTAGTGAATTTGGCTGGATTAACACGTACTGGCCGCTTATCGTTCCAGAGATATGGGGAATTCTAGGCGTATTTTTCGTCAGGCAGTTTATGATGACGCTACCGAAGGATTTAGAAGAGGCGGCTTATATGGATGGTGCAAGCGACTTTACCGTATTTTTTCGCATCTTATTGCCGCTAGCAAAGCCTGTCATTGCAACAGTCGGGACGTTCGCTTTCATTGGGAACTGGAATGATTTATTAACGCCACTCATTTTTACCACAAGCGAAAATATGTATCCAGTCACAGTCGGACTCGCATCCCTTTTAACGAAAGAAGGAAACTTTGGGGTAGAGATGGCGGGATCGGTGCTATCCTTTGTCCCAACATTCTTGATCTTCATTTTCTTCCAACGTTATTTTGTAAAAGGAATTGCGCTTTCCGGTCTAAAGTAG
- a CDS encoding Gfo/Idh/MocA family protein has protein sequence MLKIGIVGLGSISEHHIKPYLTNSDVEVVALCDLNEVRLREKGKLYGINHLYTSYEEMLKESQVEAISICTWNNSHAEIAIKALEADKHVLVEKPLCKTVEEALRVEEAVKKSGKVLQVGFVRRFGENTTILQKFLDGGDLGEIYYAKASCIRRLGNPGGWFSDRERSGGGPLIDLGVHMIDICWYLMGKPKPVAISGHTYHKLGNRSHIENLSFYQAADYDPTHNTVEDLATALIRFENGASLYVDVSFTLHAKKDEIFVKLFGDKGGAEFEPELQIITEKYNTILNATPQIDHLSFAFEKAFHNEINHFVDCCKHNKKPISSVEDGVTVMKMLCGVYESAQKGKEIRL, from the coding sequence ATGTTAAAGATTGGGATTGTTGGATTAGGGAGTATTTCAGAGCATCATATTAAACCGTATTTAACGAATAGTGATGTTGAGGTTGTCGCGCTTTGTGATTTAAACGAGGTACGCTTAAGGGAAAAAGGAAAGCTGTACGGAATTAATCATTTATACACAAGCTATGAAGAGATGCTAAAGGAAAGCCAAGTAGAAGCCATTAGCATTTGTACATGGAATAATTCACATGCTGAAATTGCTATTAAGGCACTTGAAGCGGATAAGCATGTGCTCGTAGAAAAACCGCTTTGTAAAACCGTAGAGGAAGCGCTTCGAGTAGAAGAAGCGGTCAAAAAGTCAGGGAAAGTTCTGCAAGTTGGATTTGTCCGACGTTTTGGAGAGAATACAACGATTTTACAGAAGTTTTTAGATGGTGGCGACTTAGGGGAGATCTATTATGCCAAAGCTTCTTGTATACGTCGACTTGGAAACCCAGGAGGTTGGTTTTCAGACCGTGAGCGATCAGGCGGAGGACCGCTTATTGATTTAGGCGTTCATATGATTGATATTTGCTGGTATCTTATGGGGAAACCGAAACCAGTAGCGATTAGCGGTCATACATATCATAAGCTTGGCAATCGCTCTCATATTGAAAATTTATCATTCTATCAAGCTGCTGATTACGATCCAACCCATAACACGGTAGAGGATTTGGCAACGGCGCTGATCCGTTTTGAGAACGGAGCCTCGTTATACGTAGATGTGAGCTTTACGCTACATGCAAAAAAGGATGAAATTTTTGTGAAGCTATTTGGTGACAAAGGCGGAGCAGAGTTTGAACCTGAGCTGCAAATTATTACCGAAAAATACAACACGATTTTAAATGCAACTCCACAAATTGATCATTTAAGCTTTGCATTTGAGAAAGCGTTTCACAATGAAATTAATCATTTCGTTGATTGCTGCAAACATAACAAAAAGCCAATTAGCTCTGTTGAGGACGGGGTAACGGTGATGAAAATGCTTTGCGGTGTCTATGAGTCTGCTCAAAAAGGAAAAGAAATTCGCCTATAG
- a CDS encoding carbohydrate ABC transporter permease, whose product MGQPNPSYDTATVKTSTPTQSKWKKHWGQYGIVYIFLVPILIHFMIFQIFPILFSFYITFMDWPIIGEAEFVGLKNWLNFFSDELAWKAIGNTLLFSLYYIIPTMALGLFLALLINSGKKGTGFFKGVFFLPVVTSFVVISGIWSWLFNGTDSGMVNSFLHLLGIPPQLFFSSSKQALVVLAGLSVFKVCGSTMIYYYAGLQSIPAELYEAGRIDGASSWNLFWKITFPLLLPVHFYVAIITTIGSFQIFDSAFLLTSGGPDYSTTTIVYYLYQEGFTSLRLGYASVLAYILFFIIFIISLIQRKFVGKEVTYK is encoded by the coding sequence ATGGGTCAACCGAATCCAAGCTATGATACGGCAACTGTAAAAACATCCACTCCAACGCAGAGTAAATGGAAAAAGCACTGGGGACAGTATGGGATCGTTTATATTTTTTTAGTACCTATTTTAATTCACTTTATGATCTTTCAAATTTTCCCCATCCTTTTTAGTTTTTACATTACGTTTATGGACTGGCCGATTATTGGGGAAGCAGAGTTTGTGGGGCTGAAAAACTGGCTGAATTTTTTCTCGGATGAATTAGCGTGGAAAGCAATCGGAAATACGCTTTTATTCTCGTTATACTATATTATTCCAACGATGGCACTAGGGTTGTTTCTTGCCCTATTAATTAACAGTGGAAAAAAAGGAACGGGATTTTTTAAAGGGGTCTTTTTCCTTCCGGTCGTTACATCATTTGTCGTCATCTCGGGGATCTGGTCGTGGCTATTTAATGGAACAGATAGCGGAATGGTGAACTCATTTCTTCATTTATTAGGCATTCCTCCGCAGCTGTTCTTCTCCAGCTCGAAGCAAGCGCTTGTTGTGCTAGCAGGATTAAGCGTATTTAAAGTGTGCGGCAGTACGATGATTTACTACTATGCAGGTCTTCAGTCAATTCCTGCGGAGCTATACGAGGCGGGCAGAATCGACGGGGCTTCCTCTTGGAACTTATTTTGGAAAATTACGTTTCCGCTTTTATTACCCGTTCATTTTTACGTGGCGATTATTACAACGATCGGTTCGTTTCAAATTTTTGATTCGGCCTTCCTATTAACATCAGGTGGCCCAGATTATTCGACGACTACCATTGTGTATTACTTGTATCAAGAAGGCTTTACATCACTTCGATTAGGCTATGCAAGTGTACTCGCGTATATTTTATTCTTCATCATTTTTATCATTTCGTTGATTCAGCGAAAATTCGTGGGAAAAGAAGTTACCTACAAATAA
- a CDS encoding Gfo/Idh/MocA family protein yields MKVGIMSFAHMHAYSYADCLKQVDGVELIGISDENEERGSQAAKQYNTTFYRTDAELLAQDLDAVIICSENVKHKDMVIQAARAKKHILCEKPIATSVEDATEMIRVCEEEGVILQTAFPVRFSEPMQQLKKAVEKALIGEIVAIRSTNRGQNPGGWFIEKDRSGGGAVLDHTVHMVDIMRWLLNEEISEVTAEVDRFFQDHDIDDAGLLTLVFENGVIASHDASWSRSKNNPTWGDVTIELIGTKGTLRADAFKEHIKIFSSTGKAYQHTLYAKDMDLGLIEDFIQTVREKRTPSITGFDGLKAMEVALAAYASGEKKQPIKLG; encoded by the coding sequence ATGAAAGTTGGAATAATGAGTTTCGCTCATATGCATGCGTATAGCTATGCCGATTGTTTAAAACAAGTCGATGGCGTAGAGCTTATTGGGATTAGTGATGAGAACGAAGAACGAGGAAGTCAGGCGGCAAAACAGTATAACACGACCTTTTACCGAACGGATGCGGAGCTTTTAGCGCAGGATTTGGATGCGGTTATTATTTGCAGTGAAAACGTTAAGCACAAAGATATGGTCATTCAAGCCGCAAGAGCGAAAAAACATATTTTGTGTGAAAAGCCTATTGCGACGTCTGTAGAAGACGCGACGGAAATGATTCGGGTTTGTGAAGAGGAAGGCGTCATTTTACAAACCGCTTTTCCGGTGCGTTTTAGTGAGCCGATGCAGCAACTGAAAAAGGCAGTTGAAAAAGCACTAATTGGGGAAATTGTTGCGATCCGCTCAACAAATCGTGGCCAAAATCCTGGCGGCTGGTTTATAGAAAAAGACCGATCTGGCGGCGGTGCGGTTCTAGATCACACCGTTCATATGGTGGATATTATGCGCTGGCTGTTAAATGAAGAGATCAGCGAGGTTACGGCAGAAGTTGATCGCTTTTTTCAAGATCATGATATTGATGATGCGGGCCTACTTACGCTTGTTTTTGAAAATGGTGTCATTGCTTCTCATGATGCAAGCTGGTCACGATCCAAAAATAATCCAACGTGGGGAGACGTTACGATTGAACTAATTGGAACAAAAGGAACGCTCCGGGCAGACGCTTTTAAAGAACACATTAAAATTTTCTCTTCCACAGGGAAAGCCTATCAGCATACGCTGTACGCAAAAGACATGGATCTCGGCTTAATCGAGGACTTTATTCAAACAGTGCGCGAGAAGAGAACGCCGTCTATTACAGGCTTTGATGGCTTAAAGGCGATGGAAGTAGCGCTTGCAGCTTATGCGTCAGGTGAGAAAAAGCAGCCGATCAAATTAGGATAA
- a CDS encoding sugar phosphate isomerase/epimerase family protein, translating into MKVSVSMYSLSSTIKEEKWSILDFCHFAHSIGLESVELLDFYWTDEQKERPEVMKCLDELGMTVCCYDVSNDFVKQTQQERDVQIRKVKNAIDTAVALKTNVVRVFCGDVQDGISFEDGKSWIIEGLAESAVYAEQQGVILAIENHGLLAGKSDQVKEILTAVQSPNVKSTFDTGNFLLVEDDPLKGLQKLIDQVGHVHFKDFRKKQPGEQNKGFTSITGQEWIGVVPGDGEVDVKGIIQELKKSGYDGWLSVEYEGFDDAKSSVKEAVSRLHHYVNEQEVKG; encoded by the coding sequence GTGAAGGTTAGCGTTAGCATGTATAGCCTAAGCTCAACGATTAAAGAAGAAAAGTGGAGCATCCTTGATTTTTGCCACTTTGCCCATAGTATTGGACTTGAAAGCGTAGAACTTCTTGATTTTTACTGGACAGATGAGCAAAAGGAACGTCCAGAAGTGATGAAGTGCTTGGACGAGCTAGGAATGACCGTCTGCTGCTACGACGTATCCAATGATTTTGTGAAGCAAACACAACAAGAGCGCGATGTTCAAATCAGAAAAGTGAAGAATGCGATTGATACGGCAGTAGCGTTAAAAACAAACGTAGTGCGCGTATTCTGTGGGGATGTGCAAGACGGCATCAGCTTTGAGGACGGTAAGAGTTGGATTATTGAAGGGCTAGCCGAGAGTGCGGTCTATGCGGAACAGCAAGGGGTTATATTAGCGATTGAAAATCATGGGCTGCTTGCTGGGAAAAGCGATCAGGTAAAAGAAATTTTAACAGCCGTTCAAAGTCCGAACGTGAAATCGACCTTTGATACAGGTAATTTTCTGCTAGTAGAGGATGACCCATTGAAGGGGCTGCAAAAATTGATTGATCAGGTAGGGCACGTTCATTTTAAAGACTTTCGCAAAAAGCAGCCTGGCGAACAAAATAAAGGATTTACGTCCATTACAGGTCAAGAGTGGATTGGCGTAGTTCCAGGCGATGGTGAAGTGGATGTGAAGGGAATTATTCAGGAGCTTAAAAAAAGTGGATATGACGGGTGGCTGTCGGTTGAGTACGAAGGATTTGATGACGCCAAAAGTTCAGTGAAAGAAGCTGTATCAAGACTTCATCATTACGTGAACGAGCAGGAGGTAAAGGGATGA
- a CDS encoding extracellular solute-binding protein — MGEKKSREQFKQLLDHFVTSIREQILNGELEVGEYLPSELILAERFSLSKNSVRKGLDELVNEGLIMKKSRVGNIVASSQLIEKVVLRVGYYPSLEKEASFLTLVEKFEKKHAHIKVQPIALPYDHYHQTVRDFFKNDLVDVVTINYNDFREFKSGPKELFEPFDWNDDVYPFLQEGFRQDHLYVMPFIFSPIVLCYNQQHFRESGLSFPDSSWTWDDLLRAANQLTAGNGHQHGFYFHPLSVNRWPIFLLQNQVYFSRDAEGEVQFDEKKLIESIHVCRNIFEEQGMMQNFLSDSDTDAEQLFAEQNVSMILASYFSLNEMKEHLIQYDIAPLPYFSDARTLLLAIGFAVNKTSLKRDIAKQFVEYMTSEEAQDTIRRETLSLPSMKKVAEMSGGERVFHPSRYSLFREIIPTYRWYTDLGVRFHELREMKNELRLYWSGLTNEELFCKRLRAKLSPSQKEWTQIGRG; from the coding sequence ATGGGTGAGAAAAAAAGTCGTGAGCAGTTTAAACAATTGCTTGATCATTTTGTGACGAGCATTCGAGAACAAATTTTAAACGGAGAACTTGAGGTTGGCGAGTATTTACCGTCTGAGCTTATTTTAGCGGAGCGTTTTTCTCTCAGTAAAAATTCCGTTCGCAAAGGGCTTGATGAGCTTGTGAATGAAGGGCTCATCATGAAAAAGTCACGAGTAGGAAATATTGTGGCATCAAGTCAGCTTATTGAAAAGGTCGTGCTTCGAGTAGGGTACTATCCATCTCTTGAAAAAGAAGCCTCTTTTTTAACATTGGTGGAGAAGTTTGAAAAGAAGCACGCTCATATAAAAGTACAACCGATTGCCTTACCGTATGATCACTATCATCAAACGGTACGAGATTTCTTTAAAAATGATTTAGTAGACGTAGTGACGATTAACTATAACGATTTTCGAGAATTCAAAAGTGGACCAAAGGAGTTATTCGAACCGTTTGATTGGAATGATGACGTCTATCCGTTTTTGCAAGAAGGGTTTCGTCAGGATCATTTATACGTCATGCCGTTTATCTTCTCTCCAATTGTGCTGTGCTACAACCAACAGCACTTTAGAGAGAGCGGCCTTTCCTTCCCAGATAGCAGTTGGACATGGGATGATTTATTGAGAGCGGCCAATCAATTAACGGCAGGTAACGGACATCAGCACGGGTTTTATTTTCATCCGCTGTCTGTTAACAGATGGCCAATCTTCTTGCTACAAAATCAAGTGTACTTTTCTCGTGATGCAGAAGGAGAAGTACAGTTTGATGAAAAAAAATTAATTGAGAGCATTCACGTCTGCCGTAATATTTTTGAAGAGCAGGGCATGATGCAGAATTTCTTGTCTGACAGTGATACGGATGCAGAGCAGCTTTTCGCTGAACAAAACGTTTCAATGATCCTTGCATCCTACTTCAGTCTCAATGAAATGAAAGAGCATCTGATTCAGTATGATATTGCACCACTTCCGTATTTTTCAGACGCACGTACGCTGCTGTTAGCGATCGGTTTTGCGGTCAATAAAACGTCCTTGAAACGAGATATTGCTAAGCAATTCGTTGAGTATATGACGTCTGAAGAAGCGCAGGATACGATTCGACGTGAAACGCTGAGCCTTCCGAGTATGAAGAAAGTAGCCGAAATGAGCGGGGGTGAACGGGTGTTTCATCCGTCTCGTTATTCGCTATTTCGTGAAATTATCCCTACGTACCGCTGGTATACCGATTTGGGCGTTCGGTTTCATGAGCTTCGTGAAATGAAAAATGAGCTTCGTCTCTATTGGTCTGGTTTGACAAACGAAGAGCTTTTTTGCAAACGCTTAAGGGCAAAGCTATCTCCATCTCAAAAGGAATGGACACAAATAGGAAGAGGGTGA